The Pseudomonas sp. TH06 genome has a window encoding:
- a CDS encoding CoA-acylating methylmalonate-semialdehyde dehydrogenase, with protein MSVIPHLINGELVTENGRAVDVFNPSTGQAIHKLPLASQATIQKAIDAAKAAFPAWRNTPPAKRAQVMFRFKQLLEQNEARISQLISEEHGKTLEDAAGELKRGIENVEFACAAPEILKGEYSRNVGPNIDAWSDFQPLGIVAGITPFNFPAMVPLWMYPLAIVCGNCFILKPSERDPSSTLLIAQLLLEAGLPKGVMSVVHGDKTAVDALIEAPEVKALSFVGSTPIAEYIYAEGTKRGKRVQALGGAKNHAVLMPDADLDNAVSALMGAAYGSCGERCMAISVAVCVGDQVADALVAKLVPQIQALKIGAGTSCGLDMGPLVTGQARDKVSGYVDDGVAAGATLVVDGRGLSVAGHEEGFFLGGCLFDNVTPEMRIYKEEIFGPVLCVVRVNSLEEAMKLINDHEYGNGTCIFTRDGEAARLFCDEIEVGMVGVNVPLPVPVAYHSFGGWKRSLFGDLHAYGPDGVRFYTRRKAITQRWPQRASHEASQFAFPSL; from the coding sequence ATGAGCGTTATCCCGCATTTGATCAATGGCGAACTGGTGACCGAGAACGGTCGCGCGGTTGATGTGTTCAACCCGTCCACCGGTCAGGCTATCCACAAGCTGCCATTGGCGAGCCAGGCAACCATCCAGAAAGCCATCGATGCCGCCAAGGCCGCGTTCCCGGCATGGCGCAATACGCCACCGGCCAAACGTGCGCAGGTGATGTTCCGTTTCAAGCAACTGCTGGAACAGAACGAAGCGCGCATCTCGCAATTGATCAGCGAAGAACACGGCAAGACCCTGGAAGACGCCGCCGGTGAATTGAAGCGCGGTATCGAGAACGTTGAGTTCGCCTGCGCCGCCCCGGAAATCCTCAAGGGCGAGTACAGCCGCAACGTCGGCCCGAACATAGATGCATGGTCGGATTTCCAGCCGCTGGGCATTGTTGCCGGCATTACGCCGTTCAACTTCCCGGCCATGGTGCCGCTGTGGATGTACCCGCTGGCGATCGTCTGCGGCAACTGCTTCATCCTCAAACCGTCCGAGCGTGATCCAAGTTCCACGCTGCTGATCGCCCAGCTGCTGCTGGAAGCCGGTCTGCCAAAAGGCGTGATGAGCGTCGTTCATGGCGACAAGACTGCAGTGGACGCGCTGATCGAAGCGCCGGAAGTCAAAGCGCTGAGCTTTGTCGGTTCGACGCCGATTGCCGAGTACATCTACGCCGAAGGTACCAAGCGCGGCAAACGCGTTCAGGCGCTGGGCGGTGCGAAGAACCACGCAGTGCTGATGCCGGATGCCGATCTGGACAACGCGGTCAGCGCACTGATGGGCGCGGCTTACGGTTCTTGCGGCGAGCGCTGCATGGCGATTTCGGTTGCCGTGTGTGTCGGTGATCAAGTGGCGGATGCTTTGGTGGCCAAACTGGTTCCACAGATCCAGGCACTGAAAATCGGTGCAGGCACTTCGTGCGGTCTGGACATGGGGCCACTGGTGACCGGTCAGGCGCGCGACAAAGTCAGCGGTTATGTTGATGACGGCGTGGCAGCGGGCGCGACCCTTGTGGTCGACGGTCGTGGTTTGAGCGTGGCAGGGCATGAAGAAGGTTTCTTCCTCGGCGGCTGCCTGTTCGACAACGTCACCCCTGAGATGCGTATCTATAAAGAAGAGATCTTCGGGCCGGTGCTGTGCGTTGTCCGGGTCAACAGCCTGGAAGAGGCGATGAAGCTGATCAACGATCACGAATACGGCAACGGCACCTGCATCTTCACCCGTGACGGTGAAGCGGCGCGTCTGTTCTGCGACGAGATCGAAGTCGGCATGGTTGGCGTCAACGTGCCGCTGCCGGTGCCGGTGGCTTACCACAGCTTCGGCGGCTGGAAACGTTCGCTGTTTGGCGACCTGCATGCCTATGGCCCGGACGGCGTGCGCTTCTATACCCGTCGCAAGGCAATCACCCAGCGCTGGCCGCAGCGTGCGAGCCATGAGGCGTCGCAGTTCGCTTTCCCTAGCTTGTAA
- a CDS encoding aspartate aminotransferase family protein, translated as MNMPENASSPLASQLKLDAHWMPYTANRNFQRDPRLIVGAEGSWLIDDKGRKVYDSLSGLWTCGAGHTRKEIQEAVSKQLGTLDYSPGFQYGHPLSFQLAEKITDLTPGNLNHVFFTDSGSECADTAVKMVRAYWRLKGQATKTKMIGRARGYHGVNIAGTSLGGVNGNRKLFGQSMMDVDHLPHTLLASNAFSRGMPEQGGIALADELLKLIELHDASNIAAVFVEPMAGSAGVLVPPQGYLKRLREICDQHNILLVFDEVITGFGRTGTMFGATTFDVTPDLMCIAKQITNGAIPMGAVIASSEIYQTFMNQATPEYAVEFPHGYTYSAHPVACAAGLAALDLLQKENLVQSVAEVAPHFENALHGLKGSKNVIDIRNFGLAGAIQIAGRDGDAIVRPFEAGMALWKAGFYVRFGGDTLQFGPTFNSKPQDLDRLFDAVGEVLNKLD; from the coding sequence ATGAACATGCCTGAAAACGCGTCGTCGCCACTGGCCAGCCAACTGAAGCTGGACGCGCACTGGATGCCGTACACCGCCAACCGTAACTTCCAGCGCGATCCGCGTCTGATCGTTGGAGCCGAAGGCAGCTGGCTGATCGATGACAAGGGCCGCAAGGTGTACGACTCGCTGTCGGGTCTGTGGACCTGCGGCGCCGGGCACACCCGCAAGGAAATTCAGGAAGCGGTCTCGAAACAACTGGGCACGCTGGATTACTCGCCAGGCTTCCAGTACGGCCATCCGCTGTCGTTCCAACTGGCCGAGAAAATCACCGACCTGACCCCGGGCAACCTGAACCATGTGTTCTTCACCGATTCCGGTTCCGAGTGCGCCGATACCGCAGTGAAAATGGTGCGTGCCTACTGGCGTCTGAAAGGTCAGGCGACCAAGACCAAAATGATCGGCCGCGCCCGTGGTTATCACGGTGTGAACATCGCCGGCACCAGCCTCGGTGGTGTCAACGGCAACCGCAAACTGTTCGGTCAGTCGATGATGGACGTCGATCACCTGCCGCACACGCTGCTGGCCAGCAACGCATTCTCCCGTGGCATGCCGGAGCAGGGCGGCATCGCCCTGGCCGATGAGCTGCTGAAACTGATCGAACTGCACGACGCCTCGAACATCGCCGCGGTGTTCGTTGAGCCTATGGCGGGTTCCGCTGGCGTATTGGTGCCGCCTCAGGGTTATCTGAAACGTCTGCGCGAGATTTGCGATCAGCACAACATTCTGTTGGTGTTCGACGAAGTGATCACCGGTTTCGGTCGTACCGGCACCATGTTCGGCGCCACCACGTTCGACGTGACCCCGGACCTGATGTGCATCGCCAAGCAAATTACCAACGGCGCGATTCCGATGGGCGCGGTGATTGCCAGCTCCGAGATCTATCAGACCTTCATGAACCAGGCGACGCCGGAATACGCTGTGGAGTTCCCGCATGGCTACACCTATTCGGCGCACCCGGTGGCTTGCGCCGCAGGCCTGGCGGCACTGGATCTGCTGCAAAAAGAAAACCTGGTACAGAGCGTTGCAGAAGTCGCTCCGCATTTCGAAAACGCGCTGCACGGTCTGAAAGGTTCGAAGAACGTTATCGACATCCGCAACTTCGGTCTGGCCGGTGCGATCCAGATTGCCGGTCGTGACGGCGACGCGATCGTGCGTCCGTTCGAAGCGGGCATGGCCTTGTGGAAAGCCGGGTTCTACGTACGCTTTGGCGGCGACACCCTGCAGTTCGGCCCAACCTTCAACAGCAAGCCGCAAGACCTTGATCGTCTGTTCGACGCGGTCGGCGAAGTGCTGAACAAGCTCGACTGA
- a CDS encoding LysR family transcriptional regulator: MSSRRPDPLAQVSDFDIRLLRIFRSVVECGGFSAAETVLGIGRSAISQQMSDLEQRLGLRLCQRGRAGFSLTEEGREVYQSALQLLSALESFRTEVNGLHQHLRGELIIGLTDNLVTLPHMRITHALAQLKERGPDVQIQIRMIAPNEVEQGVLDGRLHVGVVPQASALSGLEYQPLYSERSLLYCAVGHPLFYVDDKQLDDDRLNSQDAIAPTFRLPADIQAHYQALNCTASASDREGMAFLILTGRYIGYLPDHYAGLWVQQGRLRALKSQTRFYDLSLASVTRKGRRPHLVLESFLESLAATR, from the coding sequence ATGAGCAGCCGCCGCCCCGATCCGCTGGCCCAGGTCAGTGACTTTGATATCCGCCTGCTACGGATTTTTCGCAGCGTGGTGGAATGCGGCGGCTTCTCGGCGGCGGAAACCGTGCTCGGCATCGGTCGTTCGGCGATCAGCCAGCAGATGAGCGATCTCGAGCAACGACTCGGCCTGCGCTTGTGTCAGCGTGGCCGGGCGGGTTTCTCGCTGACCGAAGAAGGCCGCGAGGTTTATCAATCGGCACTGCAACTTTTAAGTGCGCTGGAAAGCTTTCGCACCGAGGTCAACGGCCTGCACCAGCATTTGCGTGGCGAGTTGATCATCGGCCTGACCGACAACCTCGTCACCTTGCCCCATATGCGCATCACCCACGCCCTCGCACAGTTGAAGGAACGCGGGCCGGATGTGCAGATTCAGATCCGCATGATCGCCCCCAACGAAGTCGAACAAGGTGTGCTCGATGGACGCTTGCATGTTGGCGTGGTGCCACAGGCGAGCGCGCTGTCGGGACTGGAGTATCAGCCGCTGTATAGCGAGCGCTCGCTGCTGTATTGCGCGGTCGGGCATCCGCTGTTTTATGTCGATGACAAGCAACTCGATGACGATCGCTTGAACAGTCAGGATGCAATCGCGCCGACGTTTCGGTTGCCGGCGGATATTCAGGCGCATTACCAAGCACTCAATTGCACGGCCAGTGCCTCGGACCGTGAGGGCATGGCGTTTTTGATTCTGACCGGGCGTTATATCGGTTATTTGCCGGATCATTACGCCGGTCTTTGGGTGCAACAGGGTCGGCTGCGTGCGCTGAAATCCCAAACACGTTTCTACGACTTGAGCCTCGCATCGGTCACGCGCAAAGGGCGGCGCCCTCATTTGGTGCTGGAAAGCTTTTTGGAGAGTCTGGCGGCAACGCGTTGA
- a CDS encoding nucleobase:cation symporter-2 family protein, with amino-acid sequence MQPDSEPSSDLIYGLNDRPKPLAAILAALQHVLASFVGIITPPLVIGSALGLTAHLPYLISMALMVSGVGTFIQARRPFGIGAGMICLQGTSFAFLGAVLSAGFLVKQRGGSPEDILAMIFGVCFFGAIVQIVLSRFIGQLRRVVTPLVTGIVITLIGISLIKVGITDLGGGFNAPDFGAPGNLALGVFVLLTIILLNRSNTPWVRLSAIIIGLLLGSLAAWFSGKLVPQPLPDLPLVSLPTPFKFGFSFDWTAFLPVALIYLISTIETVGDLTANCMLARQPISGPSYISRLRGGVLGDGVSCMIAATFSAFPNTTFAQNNGVIQLTGVASRYVGLYIGAILFCLGLFPMIGAVLQQIPKPVLGGATLVMFGAVAAAGVRILAQSPLDRRSMLIIATSFGVGLGIAAQPNLLHLLPKLVQNLFDSAITSGGLTAIILCLLLPEAKSEPVEVPAPLNKIEQV; translated from the coding sequence ATGCAGCCAGATTCCGAACCGTCCAGCGATTTGATCTACGGCCTCAACGATCGCCCCAAACCGCTCGCTGCAATCCTCGCGGCGCTGCAACATGTGCTCGCCAGTTTTGTCGGCATCATCACCCCGCCGCTGGTGATTGGTTCGGCGCTCGGTTTGACCGCACACCTGCCCTACCTGATCAGCATGGCCTTGATGGTCTCGGGCGTCGGCACCTTTATTCAGGCGCGGCGGCCGTTCGGCATTGGTGCGGGGATGATCTGTTTGCAAGGCACCAGTTTTGCCTTTCTCGGTGCGGTGCTCTCGGCCGGGTTTCTGGTCAAGCAGCGTGGCGGTAGCCCGGAAGACATTCTGGCGATGATCTTCGGTGTGTGCTTTTTCGGCGCAATTGTGCAAATCGTCCTCAGCCGCTTCATCGGTCAATTGCGCCGAGTGGTTACGCCGCTAGTGACCGGAATTGTCATCACGCTGATCGGCATCAGTCTGATCAAGGTTGGCATCACCGATCTGGGCGGCGGTTTCAATGCGCCGGACTTCGGTGCGCCGGGCAATTTGGCATTGGGTGTGTTCGTGCTGCTGACGATCATTCTGCTCAACCGCTCGAACACGCCGTGGGTGCGGCTGTCGGCGATCATCATCGGCCTGTTGCTCGGCAGCCTGGCGGCGTGGTTCAGTGGCAAACTCGTGCCGCAGCCATTGCCTGACCTACCGCTGGTGAGTCTTCCTACACCGTTCAAGTTCGGATTCAGCTTCGACTGGACGGCTTTCCTGCCGGTCGCGCTGATTTATCTGATCAGCACCATCGAAACCGTCGGTGACCTCACCGCCAACTGCATGCTCGCCCGGCAACCCATCAGCGGCCCTTCTTATATAAGTCGCCTGCGTGGCGGGGTGCTCGGTGATGGCGTGAGTTGCATGATCGCCGCGACCTTCAGCGCCTTTCCCAACACAACCTTTGCGCAGAACAACGGCGTGATCCAGCTGACCGGCGTGGCCAGCCGTTATGTCGGGCTGTACATCGGCGCGATCCTGTTCTGCCTCGGGCTGTTCCCGATGATCGGCGCGGTGCTGCAACAGATCCCGAAACCGGTGCTCGGCGGTGCCACACTGGTGATGTTCGGCGCCGTCGCCGCTGCCGGCGTGCGCATCCTCGCGCAGTCGCCACTGGATCGGCGCAGCATGCTGATCATCGCCACTTCGTTCGGCGTCGGCCTCGGCATCGCCGCGCAACCGAACCTTTTACACTTGCTGCCAAAGCTTGTGCAGAACCTGTTCGACTCAGCGATTACCAGCGGCGGACTGACGGCGATCATCCTTTGCCTGTTGCTGCCGGAGGCCAAAAGCGAGCCTGTCGAAGTACCTGCACCACTGAACAAGATCGAACAGGTGTAA
- a CDS encoding TetR/AcrR family transcriptional regulator, translating into MTFEVPAHGGKPASRIRQKNEETILKAAEDEFARHGYKGTSMNTIAQNAGLPKANLHYYFTNKLGLYVAVLSNIIELWDSTFNTLTAEDDPAEALTRYIRAKMEFSRRQPQASRIFAMEVISGGECLTEYFNQDYRTWFTGRAAVFQAWIDADKMDPVDPVHLIFLLWGSTQHYADFATQICRVSGRSKLTKQDMEDAGNNLIRIILKGCGLTPAI; encoded by the coding sequence ATGACCTTTGAAGTCCCCGCTCACGGCGGCAAGCCCGCCAGCCGCATTCGTCAGAAGAACGAAGAGACCATTCTCAAAGCCGCCGAAGACGAGTTCGCCCGTCACGGGTACAAAGGCACCAGCATGAACACCATCGCCCAGAATGCCGGGTTGCCCAAGGCGAACCTGCATTACTACTTCACCAACAAGCTCGGGTTGTACGTGGCGGTGCTGAGCAACATCATCGAGCTGTGGGACAGCACCTTCAATACCCTCACCGCCGAAGACGATCCGGCCGAAGCGCTGACCCGCTACATCCGCGCAAAAATGGAATTCTCCCGACGCCAGCCGCAAGCCTCGCGCATCTTCGCGATGGAAGTGATCAGCGGTGGCGAATGCCTGACCGAGTATTTCAACCAGGACTATCGCACCTGGTTCACCGGCCGGGCGGCGGTGTTTCAGGCGTGGATCGATGCGGACAAAATGGACCCGGTCGACCCTGTACACCTGATCTTCCTGCTGTGGGGCAGCACCCAGCATTACGCCGACTTCGCCACGCAGATCTGCCGCGTCAGCGGTCGCAGCAAGTTGACCAAGCAAGACATGGAAGACGCCGGCAACAACCTGATCCGCATCATTCTCAAAGGCTGCGGCCTCACTCCTGCTATTTAA
- a CDS encoding YigZ family protein — MPFTLSGFCEYREEIRKSRFITYATPIGSPAEAQAFFEQHNDLNASHNCWAWKLGDQYRSNDDGEPGGTAGRPILAAIEAQDCDQVAVLVIRWYGGIQLGTGGLARAYGGGANKCLQTAAKVELISRVPLRCACGFAELALVKLRVADLGGLVVEENFTANGVELQLAVGAAQIELLQSQLADLSRGRILLQR, encoded by the coding sequence ATGCCTTTCACCCTCAGCGGTTTTTGCGAGTACCGCGAAGAAATTCGCAAAAGCCGCTTCATCACCTACGCCACGCCAATCGGCAGCCCCGCCGAGGCGCAGGCGTTCTTCGAACAACACAACGACTTGAACGCCTCGCACAATTGCTGGGCGTGGAAACTCGGTGATCAATATCGCAGCAACGATGACGGCGAACCCGGTGGCACTGCCGGGCGACCGATTCTGGCAGCGATTGAAGCGCAGGATTGCGATCAGGTCGCGGTGCTGGTGATTCGTTGGTACGGCGGCATTCAACTGGGCACCGGCGGATTGGCCCGGGCCTATGGCGGTGGTGCGAACAAGTGCCTGCAAACGGCGGCGAAAGTCGAGTTGATCAGCCGCGTACCGCTGCGTTGCGCCTGCGGGTTTGCCGAATTGGCATTGGTGAAATTGCGGGTGGCGGATCTGGGTGGGTTGGTGGTGGAAGAAAATTTCACCGCCAATGGCGTGGAGTTGCAGTTGGCGGTGGGTGCGGCGCAGATTGAATTGTTGCAGAGTCAGTTGGCGGATTTGAGTCGTGGGCGGATTTTGCTTCAACGATAA
- a CDS encoding ABC transporter ATP-binding protein — MPIADSTPRLQLRHISKRYPGCLANDAIDLGIAPGEIHALLGENGAGKSTLMKIIYGVTQADSGEMLWQGQRVNIRNPAQARQLGIGMVFQHFSLFETLSVAQNIALAMGAAAGTPKHLEPQIREVSNRYGMALEPARLVHSLSIGERQRVEIIRCLMQDIRLLILDEPTSVLTPQEADELFVTLRRLAAEGCSILFISHKLGEVRALCHSATVLRGGRVAGHCVPAECSDQQLAQLMVGEAAALIGDYPKVCGGAAFLQVSGMNWQNPDPFGCSLTAVDLQVRSGEIVGIAGVAGNGQDELLALLSGEQTLPRAEAATIRFGEKSVADLRPDTRRKLGLAFVPAERLGHGAVPELSLADNALLTAFQQGLVSNGLIERGKVEALAETIIQRFGVKTPGTQAAARSLSGGNLQKFILGREILQQPKLLIAAHPTWGVDVGAAATIHRALIALRDAGAAILVISEDLDELFQISDRLGALCGGRISALQNTTDTLLSDVGGWMAGQFDAAQKHATV, encoded by the coding sequence ATGCCCATCGCCGATTCAACCCCGCGCCTGCAACTTCGCCACATCAGCAAACGCTACCCCGGTTGCCTGGCCAATGACGCCATCGACCTGGGCATTGCGCCAGGCGAAATTCACGCCCTGCTCGGCGAAAACGGTGCGGGCAAGAGCACGTTGATGAAGATCATCTACGGAGTGACCCAGGCCGATTCCGGCGAGATGCTCTGGCAAGGACAGCGGGTGAATATCCGCAATCCAGCGCAGGCACGGCAACTGGGTATCGGTATGGTGTTCCAGCATTTTTCGCTGTTCGAAACACTTAGTGTGGCGCAGAACATTGCCTTGGCGATGGGGGCTGCGGCCGGCACGCCAAAACATCTGGAACCGCAAATTCGTGAGGTCTCCAACCGCTACGGCATGGCGCTGGAACCTGCACGACTTGTCCACAGCCTGTCGATCGGTGAGCGGCAACGGGTGGAAATCATTCGTTGCCTGATGCAGGACATCCGCCTGCTGATCCTCGATGAACCCACCTCGGTGCTGACGCCACAGGAGGCTGACGAGTTGTTCGTTACCCTGCGCCGCCTCGCCGCCGAGGGCTGCAGCATTCTGTTTATCAGCCACAAACTCGGAGAAGTGCGCGCCTTGTGCCACAGCGCCACGGTATTGCGCGGCGGGCGCGTGGCTGGGCATTGCGTGCCAGCCGAGTGCTCGGATCAGCAATTGGCGCAGTTGATGGTCGGCGAAGCGGCAGCGTTGATTGGCGATTATCCGAAGGTCTGCGGTGGCGCGGCGTTTTTGCAGGTCAGTGGCATGAACTGGCAAAACCCGGACCCATTCGGCTGCTCGTTGACGGCTGTCGACTTACAAGTCCGCAGCGGTGAAATCGTCGGCATCGCCGGGGTGGCCGGTAATGGTCAGGATGAATTGCTCGCGTTGCTCAGTGGCGAACAAACCCTGCCCCGTGCCGAGGCGGCGACCATTCGCTTCGGCGAAAAAAGCGTCGCCGATTTACGCCCCGATACGCGACGCAAACTCGGTCTGGCGTTCGTACCCGCAGAGCGACTGGGTCACGGCGCGGTGCCGGAGTTGAGTCTGGCGGACAACGCCCTGCTCACTGCTTTCCAACAAGGTCTGGTCAGCAACGGCTTGATCGAGCGCGGCAAAGTCGAAGCCCTCGCCGAAACAATCATTCAGCGCTTCGGCGTGAAAACCCCAGGCACACAAGCCGCCGCGCGCAGTCTGTCCGGCGGCAACCTGCAGAAATTCATCCTCGGCCGGGAGATCCTCCAGCAACCGAAACTGCTGATCGCTGCGCACCCGACCTGGGGCGTTGACGTCGGCGCCGCCGCTACCATCCACCGCGCGTTGATCGCATTACGCGATGCCGGTGCGGCGATTCTGGTGATTTCCGAAGACCTCGACGAACTGTTCCAGATCAGCGACCGCCTCGGCGCGTTGTGCGGCGGCAGGATCTCGGCGCTGCAAAACACCACAGACACCTTGTTGAGCGACGTTGGCGGCTGGATGGCCGGTCAGTTCGACGCCGCGCAAAAACACGCCACGGTTTAA
- a CDS encoding ABC transporter permease, translating to MLLSLEPRGQQSRLMLWCSPLLAAALTLGCGSLLFIALGHDPLQTLYTLLIAPVSDWYGVSELLVKALPILLCALGLAVAYQARIWNIGAEGQLLLGALAGSALAVNIIDVQSRWALALILLTGTLAGAAWAGLTAWLRTRFNANEILTSIMLNYIALNLLLFCVHGPLKDPAGFNFPESAMFGDASRLPLLMEDGRVHAGVYFALLALVAVWVLLQKSFVGFQIKVLGLDKRAAGFVGFREKRLIWLALLISGGLAGLAGVCEVTGPIGQLVPQVSPGYGYAAITVAFLGRLNPIGIVFSSLLMALLYIGGESAQMTLNLPQAITQLFQGMMLFFLLACDVLILYRPRLKLRWARRTSTTAITAGAL from the coding sequence ATGCTGCTTTCCCTCGAACCCCGTGGCCAGCAATCGCGCCTGATGCTCTGGTGCTCACCGCTGCTGGCGGCGGCGCTGACGCTCGGTTGCGGTTCGCTGCTGTTCATCGCCCTCGGCCATGATCCGCTGCAAACCTTGTACACCCTGTTAATTGCGCCGGTCAGCGACTGGTATGGCGTCTCGGAATTGCTGGTCAAAGCCCTGCCGATCCTGCTTTGCGCGCTCGGCCTGGCGGTGGCTTATCAGGCGCGCATCTGGAACATCGGCGCCGAAGGCCAATTGCTCCTCGGCGCCTTGGCCGGCAGTGCCCTGGCGGTGAACATCATCGATGTGCAAAGTCGTTGGGCGCTGGCGTTGATTCTGCTCACCGGCACCCTCGCCGGTGCCGCGTGGGCGGGGTTGACGGCGTGGCTGCGCACACGCTTTAACGCCAACGAAATCCTCACCAGCATCATGCTCAATTACATCGCGCTGAACCTGCTGCTGTTCTGCGTGCACGGGCCGTTGAAGGACCCGGCCGGTTTCAACTTTCCCGAGTCGGCGATGTTCGGCGACGCCAGCCGTTTGCCGCTGTTGATGGAGGATGGCCGCGTACACGCCGGGGTGTATTTCGCCCTGCTCGCGCTGGTCGCGGTGTGGGTGTTGTTGCAGAAAAGCTTTGTCGGTTTCCAGATCAAAGTACTCGGGCTGGACAAGCGCGCGGCAGGGTTTGTCGGCTTCCGCGAGAAGCGGCTGATCTGGCTGGCGCTGTTGATCAGTGGTGGTCTTGCCGGGTTGGCCGGGGTCTGTGAAGTCACCGGGCCCATTGGCCAGTTGGTGCCGCAGGTGTCGCCGGGTTATGGCTACGCGGCGATTACCGTGGCGTTTCTCGGGCGACTGAATCCAATTGGGATTGTGTTTTCCAGTCTGCTGATGGCGCTGCTGTACATCGGCGGCGAGAGCGCGCAGATGACCCTCAATCTGCCGCAAGCGATCACCCAGTTGTTCCAGGGAATGATGCTGTTTTTCCTGCTCGCCTGTGACGTGCTGATTCTCTATCGGCCACGCCTGAAACTGCGCTGGGCACGGCGTACTTCGACCACCGCCATAACTGCCGGAGCGCTGTGA
- a CDS encoding ABC transporter permease, translated as MDIDLLSNIFYAMVRCGTPLLLVALGELICEKSGVLNLGQEGMMLFGAVIGFIVALNSGNLWLGVLLAMLAGMLLSSLFALVALVFNANQVATGLALTIFGVGLSTFVGAAWVGKPLAGFEPLAIPYLSEIPLIGRMLFAQDLLVYLSFALFALVAWVIIKSRVGLIIQAVGENPDAASAMGLPVLTVRTLAVLFGGAMAGLAGAYLSLAYTPMWAENMTAGRGWIALALVVFASWRVWRLLLGAYLFGLASILHLVAQGLGLAIPSSLLAMLPYVATIVVLVVLSRDALRTRLYAPVSLGQPWQSGH; from the coding sequence ATGGATATCGATCTGTTGAGCAATATTTTCTACGCCATGGTGCGTTGCGGTACTCCGCTGCTGTTGGTGGCGCTGGGTGAACTGATCTGCGAAAAGAGCGGCGTGCTTAACCTCGGGCAGGAAGGAATGATGCTGTTTGGCGCGGTGATCGGTTTTATCGTCGCCCTCAACAGCGGCAACTTGTGGCTCGGTGTTTTGCTGGCGATGCTTGCCGGGATGTTGCTGTCGTCGCTGTTTGCCCTGGTGGCGCTGGTGTTCAATGCCAATCAGGTGGCGACCGGCTTGGCGCTGACGATTTTTGGCGTGGGGTTGTCGACCTTCGTTGGCGCGGCGTGGGTCGGTAAACCATTGGCGGGTTTTGAGCCATTGGCGATTCCGTACCTGAGTGAAATCCCGCTGATCGGGCGGATGCTGTTTGCTCAGGATCTGCTGGTGTATCTGTCGTTCGCGCTGTTTGCGCTGGTGGCATGGGTGATCATCAAAAGCCGTGTCGGGCTGATCATTCAGGCCGTCGGCGAGAACCCGGATGCGGCCAGTGCGATGGGCTTGCCGGTGTTGACTGTGCGCACGCTGGCTGTGTTGTTCGGCGGCGCGATGGCCGGGTTAGCCGGGGCGTACCTGTCGCTGGCGTACACGCCGATGTGGGCGGAAAACATGACCGCCGGACGCGGCTGGATTGCGCTGGCACTGGTGGTGTTTGCCAGTTGGCGGGTGTGGCGGTTGTTACTCGGCGCGTATCTGTTCGGCCTCGCCAGCATCCTGCATCTGGTGGCGCAGGGGTTGGGGCTGGCGATTCCGTCGAGTCTGTTGGCGATGCTGCCGTATGTGGCGACGATTGTGGTGCTGGTGGTGTTGTCGCGCGATGCGTTGCGTACGCGGTTGTATGCACCGGTGTCGTTGGGGCAACCGTGGCAGTCAGGGCATTGA
- a CDS encoding MerR family transcriptional regulator, translating into MRIGELAQASAVSRDTLRFYEQRGLIAAQRSANGYRDYPPEMVQLVLYIKTAQRLGFTLGEIGNSVAALWNAPDPDNAVAQLLRDKLQLIETRMSELGALRHELQLRLGQACPLNP; encoded by the coding sequence ATGCGCATCGGTGAATTGGCCCAGGCCAGCGCAGTCAGCCGTGACACTTTACGTTTCTACGAGCAGCGTGGATTGATCGCGGCGCAGCGCAGTGCCAACGGTTATCGCGACTATCCGCCGGAGATGGTGCAACTGGTGCTCTACATCAAGACTGCGCAACGGCTGGGCTTTACCCTCGGAGAGATCGGCAACAGCGTTGCCGCCCTGTGGAACGCACCCGACCCGGATAATGCCGTGGCGCAGTTGCTGCGCGACAAACTGCAACTGATCGAAACCCGCATGAGCGAACTCGGCGCACTCCGTCATGAGTTGCAACTACGGCTCGGTCAGGCGTGTCCATTGAATCCGTGA